One window of the Amycolatopsis mediterranei genome contains the following:
- the kdpA gene encoding potassium-transporting ATPase subunit KdpA — protein MTDTAAGLIQLGLLLAALAAVYRPLGDYLARVFSSEKHLKLEKGLYRLFRVDPGSEQRWPTYAAGVLGFSFVSVVLLYLLQRLQPLLPWSLGRGSVSPGVAFNTAISFVTNTNWQSYVPETTIGHFVQMAGLTVQNFLSAAVGLAVAIAVTRGFVRAKTDRLGNFWVDLTRGTVRVLLPMAFLVALVLVALGVVQSLKAGVAVTNPDGSGSTIALAPAASQEAIKELGTNGGGIFNANSAHPFENPNAWSNLVQLFLILVIPVSLTRAFGSLVGSRRQGYVLLSVMGLLWTASLALIWFSEAYANNPAARAAGASVEGKEQRFGIGLTSLFADTTTGTSTGAVNGAHDSLSGLGGGGPLLNMLYGEISPGGVGTGLYGILVLAIIAMFLAGLMVGRTPEYLGKKLGKREVTCAAIAMLAMPTVVLLGSGIALLLPGTAGALGNPGAHGLSEVLYGYASTGNNNGSAFGGLTATSDWFQSSFGVAMAVGRFVPVLAVLCLAGSLAAQRKVPETAGTLPTTGPLFATLLTGTVVLVAALTFIPALALGPIAEALA, from the coding sequence ATGACCGACACCGCGGCCGGGCTCATCCAGCTCGGCCTGCTCCTCGCCGCCCTCGCCGCGGTCTACCGACCGCTCGGCGACTACCTGGCGCGCGTCTTCTCCAGCGAGAAGCACCTCAAGCTCGAGAAGGGTCTCTACCGGCTCTTCCGGGTCGACCCCGGCTCCGAACAGCGCTGGCCGACCTACGCCGCGGGCGTGCTCGGTTTCTCGTTCGTCTCGGTCGTCCTGCTCTACCTGTTGCAGCGCCTGCAGCCGCTCCTGCCGTGGAGCCTGGGCCGCGGCTCGGTGAGCCCCGGCGTCGCGTTCAACACGGCGATCTCGTTCGTCACCAACACGAACTGGCAGTCCTACGTCCCCGAGACGACGATAGGCCACTTCGTGCAGATGGCCGGCCTGACCGTGCAGAACTTCCTGTCGGCGGCCGTCGGCCTGGCCGTGGCGATCGCGGTGACCCGCGGTTTCGTCCGCGCGAAGACCGACCGGCTCGGCAACTTCTGGGTGGACCTCACCCGCGGCACGGTCCGCGTGCTGCTGCCGATGGCGTTCCTGGTCGCGCTCGTGCTGGTCGCGCTCGGCGTGGTGCAGAGCCTCAAGGCCGGCGTCGCCGTGACGAACCCCGACGGCAGCGGAAGCACCATCGCGCTCGCCCCGGCCGCGAGCCAGGAGGCCATCAAGGAACTGGGCACCAACGGCGGCGGCATCTTCAACGCCAACTCCGCGCACCCGTTCGAGAACCCGAACGCCTGGAGCAATCTCGTCCAGCTGTTCCTGATCCTGGTCATCCCGGTCAGCTTGACCCGCGCGTTCGGCTCGCTCGTCGGGAGCCGGCGCCAGGGGTACGTCCTGCTGAGCGTGATGGGCCTGCTGTGGACGGCCTCGCTGGCGCTCATCTGGTTCTCCGAGGCCTACGCGAACAACCCGGCGGCGCGGGCCGCGGGCGCGAGCGTGGAAGGCAAGGAGCAGCGCTTCGGCATCGGGCTGACGTCGCTGTTCGCCGACACCACCACCGGCACGTCGACCGGCGCGGTCAACGGCGCCCACGACAGCCTGTCCGGCCTCGGTGGCGGGGGACCGCTGCTGAACATGCTCTACGGCGAGATCTCGCCCGGCGGCGTCGGCACCGGCCTCTACGGCATCCTCGTGCTGGCGATCATCGCGATGTTCCTGGCCGGGCTGATGGTCGGGCGCACGCCGGAGTACCTGGGCAAGAAGCTCGGCAAGCGCGAGGTCACCTGCGCGGCGATCGCGATGCTGGCGATGCCGACGGTCGTCCTCCTCGGCTCCGGGATCGCGCTGCTGCTGCCGGGCACGGCGGGCGCGCTGGGCAACCCGGGCGCGCACGGGCTGTCCGAGGTCCTCTACGGCTACGCGTCGACCGGCAACAACAACGGCAGCGCGTTCGGCGGCCTGACCGCGACGAGCGACTGGTTCCAGTCGTCGTTCGGCGTCGCCATGGCGGTCGGCCGGTTCGTGCCGGTCCTCGCCGTGCTCTGCCTGGCCGGTTCGCTGGCCGCCCAGCGCAAGGTGCCCGAGACCGCGGGCACCCTGCCGACCACCGGGCCGCTGTTCGCCACCCTGCTCACCGGCACGGTGGTGCTCGTCGCGGCCCTCACGTTCATCCCGGCGCTCGCGCTCGGGCCCATCGCGGAGGCACTCGCATGA
- the kdpB gene encoding potassium-transporting ATPase subunit KdpB: MTVTEERPQVTPAEPPGRVGAGVFSPRQLWTSLPEALRKLNPKHQLGNPVMFVVWVGSALTTVFAVTEPSVFTILIAVWLWFTVLFANLAEAVAEGRGKAQAESLRRSKKETVARRLTETGEEQVPGVELKIGDRVVVEAGQVIPGDGDVVEGIATVDESAITGESAPVIRESGGDRSAVTGGTTVLSDRIVVRITTKPGESFVDRMIALVEGASRQKTPNEIALTILLSTLTIIFLLAVVALQPMARYSGSEQSVIVLTALLVCLIPTTIGALLSAIGIAGMDRLVQRNVLATSGRAVEAAGDVSTLLLDKTGTITFGNRRATELLPVGTSTMDELARAARLASLADETPEGRSVVELTSDHAGQDEHGEFVPFTAQTRMSGIDIGTRRIRKGAASAVRAWVRENGGEFPGETERVVDEISAQGGTPLVVAEDTVVRGVIRLSDVVKPGMKERFAELREMGIKTVMITGDNPLTAKAIAADAGVDDYLAEAKPEDKMALIKQEQEGGRLVAMTGDGTNDAPALAQADVGVAMNTGTSAAKEAGNMVDLDSDPTKLIEIVGIGKQLLITRGALTTFSVANDLAKYFAILPAMFTGIYAQLGGLNVMHLATPKSAILSAVIFNALIIVVLIPLALRGVRYKPSSASALLRRNLLVYGLGGIVGPFLGIWLIDLLVRLIPGIG; encoded by the coding sequence ATGACCGTCACCGAAGAACGACCGCAGGTGACCCCCGCCGAACCACCCGGACGCGTCGGCGCCGGGGTCTTCAGCCCCCGCCAGCTCTGGACGTCGCTGCCGGAAGCCCTGCGGAAGCTGAACCCGAAGCACCAGCTCGGCAACCCGGTGATGTTCGTGGTGTGGGTGGGCTCCGCGCTCACCACCGTCTTCGCGGTCACCGAGCCGAGCGTGTTCACCATCCTGATCGCCGTCTGGCTGTGGTTCACGGTCCTGTTCGCCAACCTCGCCGAGGCTGTCGCGGAAGGGCGGGGCAAGGCCCAAGCCGAGAGCCTGCGGCGGTCCAAGAAGGAGACCGTCGCCCGCCGGCTCACCGAAACCGGAGAGGAGCAGGTCCCGGGGGTCGAGCTGAAGATCGGCGACCGGGTCGTCGTCGAGGCGGGCCAGGTGATCCCGGGTGACGGCGACGTCGTCGAAGGCATCGCGACCGTCGACGAATCGGCCATCACCGGCGAGTCGGCCCCGGTCATCCGCGAGTCCGGCGGCGACCGCAGCGCCGTCACCGGCGGCACGACCGTGCTGAGCGACCGGATCGTCGTGCGGATCACCACCAAACCCGGCGAGTCCTTCGTGGACCGCATGATCGCGTTGGTGGAGGGCGCTTCCCGGCAGAAGACGCCGAACGAGATCGCGTTGACGATCCTGCTCTCGACGCTCACGATCATCTTCCTGCTCGCCGTCGTCGCGCTCCAGCCGATGGCCCGCTACTCCGGGTCCGAGCAGTCCGTGATCGTGCTGACCGCGCTGCTCGTGTGCCTCATCCCGACGACGATCGGCGCGCTGCTGAGCGCGATCGGCATCGCCGGGATGGACCGCCTGGTGCAGCGCAACGTCCTGGCGACCAGCGGCCGCGCGGTGGAGGCCGCGGGCGACGTCTCGACGCTGCTGCTCGACAAGACCGGCACCATCACCTTCGGCAACCGCCGTGCGACCGAGCTGCTTCCGGTCGGAACGTCCACGATGGACGAGCTGGCCCGCGCCGCCCGGCTCGCCAGCCTGGCCGACGAGACCCCCGAAGGCCGCAGTGTCGTCGAGCTGACGTCGGACCACGCGGGGCAGGACGAGCACGGCGAGTTCGTCCCCTTCACCGCGCAGACCCGGATGAGCGGCATCGACATCGGAACCCGGCGGATCCGCAAGGGGGCGGCGAGTGCCGTCCGTGCCTGGGTGCGCGAGAACGGCGGCGAGTTCCCCGGCGAGACCGAGCGGGTGGTCGACGAGATCAGCGCCCAGGGCGGCACCCCGCTGGTGGTCGCCGAGGACACCGTGGTGCGTGGCGTGATCCGGTTGTCCGACGTCGTCAAGCCGGGCATGAAGGAACGCTTCGCGGAGCTGCGCGAGATGGGCATCAAGACGGTGATGATCACCGGCGACAACCCGCTCACCGCGAAGGCCATCGCCGCGGACGCCGGCGTCGACGACTACCTCGCCGAGGCCAAGCCCGAAGACAAGATGGCGCTCATCAAGCAGGAGCAGGAAGGCGGCCGGCTCGTCGCGATGACCGGCGACGGCACCAACGACGCTCCCGCCCTCGCGCAGGCCGACGTCGGTGTGGCGATGAACACCGGCACCTCGGCCGCCAAGGAGGCCGGGAACATGGTCGACCTCGACAGCGACCCCACGAAGCTGATCGAGATCGTCGGGATCGGCAAGCAGCTGCTGATCACCCGCGGCGCGCTGACCACCTTCAGCGTCGCCAACGACCTGGCCAAGTACTTCGCGATCCTGCCTGCGATGTTCACCGGTATCTACGCCCAGCTCGGCGGGCTGAACGTCATGCACCTGGCCACGCCGAAGTCGGCGATCCTGTCGGCGGTCATCTTCAACGCCCTGATCATCGTCGTGCTCATCCCGCTGGCCCTGCGCGGCGTGCGGTACAAGCCGTCGTCGGCCTCGGCTCTGCTGCGCCGCAACCTGCTCGTCTACGGCCTCGGCGGGATCGTCGGCCCCTTCCTCGGGATCTGGCTGATCGACCTGCTCGTGCGCCTCATCCCCGGAATCGGGTGA
- a CDS encoding potassium-transporting ATPase subunit C, translating into MNTLVKQTWAGLRVLLVLTVLLGILYPLAVWAVTRIPGLEGHAEGSIVTQNGQAVGSSLIGVDPVPADPAHDPWFHTRPSAIGPGVPSGASNKGPDNADLVQAIEQRKASIAEREGVSPGQVPPDAVTASGSGLDPAISVAYADLQAARVARNTGLSLDRVKQLIAQNTSGAGIGVPGVTVLPLNLAVRAAAGGAH; encoded by the coding sequence GTGAACACTCTCGTCAAGCAGACCTGGGCCGGGCTGCGGGTCCTCCTCGTGCTGACCGTCCTGCTCGGGATCCTCTACCCCCTGGCCGTGTGGGCGGTGACGCGCATTCCGGGGCTGGAGGGACACGCCGAAGGCTCGATCGTCACCCAGAACGGCCAGGCCGTCGGGTCGTCGCTGATCGGCGTCGACCCGGTGCCCGCCGACCCGGCGCACGACCCGTGGTTCCACACCCGGCCCTCGGCGATCGGCCCCGGCGTGCCGTCCGGTGCGTCCAACAAGGGCCCGGACAACGCAGATCTGGTGCAGGCGATCGAGCAGCGCAAGGCGTCCATCGCCGAGCGCGAAGGCGTGTCACCCGGTCAGGTGCCACCCGACGCGGTGACGGCGTCGGGTTCGGGACTGGACCCGGCGATCAGCGTCGCCTACGCCGATCTTCAGGCCGCGCGCGTGGCCCGGAACACCGGCCTGTCCCTCGACCGGGTCAAGCAGCTGATCGCGCAGAACACGAGCGGGGCCGGGATCGGCGTACCCGGGGTGACTGTGCTCCCGCTCAACTTGGCCGTGCGCGCCGCGGCCGGAGGGGCACACTGA